The Phycisphaeraceae bacterium genome contains the following window.
TTTGTGCCGAAACTCGGAGGCCCGCCGACCGAACTCTCTACGCCTTGCTCAGCGAACCACTCAGGCCCGTGGTCGATGATGCTCGGCAGATGCGCGAGAGTTTCGACATTGTTGATGATCGTCGGGCGGCCAAACAGACCCTTGATCGCAGGGAAAGGCGGCTTGATTCGCGGCCATCCTCGATTACCCTCGATGGCTTCGAGCAGGCCGGTTTCTTCGCCGCAGATGTACGCGCCCGCGCCGCGATGGACATAGCAATCGGCCTGAAAGCGATCGCCACCAGTGTTGGCTTCAGAGTTGATCAGGCCTTTGGGGCCGAAGATCCCGTGTTCATAGGCTTCGCGCAGCGCGTTCTCGACGACGTGGGTCTGGTGGTGGTATTCGCCGCGGATGAAGACATACGCCTTGGTCAATCGGCACGCATACATGCAGATGGCAATGCCTTCGAGCATCAGGTGCGGGTCGAAGTCCATCAACAGGCGGTCCTTGAAGGTGCCCGGCTCGGATTCGTCGGCGTTGACCGCCAGGTAGCGGTTCTCGATGGGTTGCCCGGGTTCGATCTTTGGTAGAAAGGTCCATTTGAGCCCGGTCGGGAAGCCCGCACCTCCGCGGCCGCGCAGCATGGATTTCTTGACCACTTCGGTGACATCCTCAGGCTTCATGGTCAAGGCTTTGCGAAGCCCGACATACCCCCCCGTCTTGACGTATTCGTCATACGAGACGATGTGCCGATCCTTCACCTGGCCAAAGGGGGGGGTGGGGATGCGCTTGCAGAGGATGTGCGATTCGAGGGTGTTCTGATAGGTCTTCTTGGGCATATTCGGGCCTCTCCGGGAGGGGATGGTAGGGCCGAGCGCGGGCGTTGTCGGATCGATCATCGTCCGAAGCGCGTGGTCTCAAATGAGGCTCCGAAGTCCGGTGTTTTTCCATTCCCCGTGTGCCATGCGAGCACATCGTGCGACTTGGGTCCGGCCGCGATTTCGGCATGAATCGCCTTTGGATCGCGCGACCAGAATCCCGCCTCTCGTCGATCAAGGTCGTACATCGTGTACCCGCGAGCCGCAAGTTCGCTCAAAGTGTCAAGCCCTCGCCCATCTCGCTGGCTTTCCATCAGAACCGTGGGGCGGAATTGCTCGATAACCTTCGATCCGCCGCGAAGCACCGCGGCTTCGTGTCCTTCCACATCCATCTTGATCAATCCGATCGGATCGACCCACCCAAGATCG
Protein-coding sequences here:
- the nuoF gene encoding NADH-quinone oxidoreductase subunit NuoF; its protein translation is MPKKTYQNTLESHILCKRIPTPPFGQVKDRHIVSYDEYVKTGGYVGLRKALTMKPEDVTEVVKKSMLRGRGGAGFPTGLKWTFLPKIEPGQPIENRYLAVNADESEPGTFKDRLLMDFDPHLMLEGIAICMYACRLTKAYVFIRGEYHHQTHVVENALREAYEHGIFGPKGLINSEANTGGDRFQADCYVHRGAGAYICGEETGLLEAIEGNRGWPRIKPPFPAIKGLFGRPTIINNVETLAHLPSIIDHGPEWFAEQGVESSVGGPPSFGTKLMGVSGHVERPGVYEFELGIPLRTIVEKYCGGMRGGKKFKAAIPGGVSMGILGTDQFDAELDFDIGRKHNVLGLGTACPTVFDEDTDMVAVARNISRFFKHESCGQCTPCREGSGWLYQLLSRIETGDAKTRDLDLALEIATSMGSMPGTTICGLADGNNWAVRTIMNKFHDEFTARVQPTYVPVKMTVGASSGG